The window CCTGTAAGTAGATGCATGCCGAATggtatttgtaatttttgtgaTGATTTATGGGCAAATCATTGTTAAAATATGCCAAAACGTGTGGCAAATATGAACTAGGATATGGCGTTTACTGTTGTTTCAGCCGGCTCATTTCTTATATTGTGAATGTAAATGAATGGGGTGATTGAAGTAGTAATTGTCTCTATTTTACCTAAGTTCTTTCAACTAGTCTAATGTATGAAAGTTAAACACAACATATTTATCATTGTCAGCAATCAGTATATGAATGCAACACATGATGCCATCTGAGTTTTGTACGTAACAAACCACGAACCATCATTGAAGTTGCCTAAAATGAGATGTGGGAGAAAGATTGTATGGGGTGAAGTCTTTGATCAAAACTGAGTGACCCGGGAAGTATTAATTATAGGAGCGCTTTTACCTAACATTGCAGTGTCTGTGTTCTATTAACGAATTTGCTCATTACTAGTATAGacttttcttgtttcttttattttttgcattGTTGGTTTCTGTTTCTTCCTCAACTTTCTGCTCAGgtatttgtttatatgattataAACCAGTACCTACTTTTTTTGGTTTCTTTGCTTGAATTTTTGTTCTTATCCCCTTCCTGAATTGATGATAACAACATGGTGAATGGCCCCCTTCGTTTATTTTCCTCTTTTCCTGGTCATAATTATTTGTGCCGCTTAGATGTGGGAAAGGTGAAAAAACTAAGTGATTCATTAGAAAGATTATCCCATTTCTTATTCTTCCCCACATTCACCTTTCCTACAATGACTATGATAACATTATGGGTTTTGTTTGGATCTTGTAGACGAGGCCAGATGAAAATGTATCTGGCTCTAAAAGGAAGGCCGTAACACCACCTGAAGAGCTTCCTGCTGATATTATTGCAAATAAGAAATCTAAAGAGAAGTGGAGTTGTGCCCTTTGCCAAGTTAGTGCCACCAGTGAAAAGGCTCTAGAAGATCATGTGCTTGGAAAGAAACACAAGTCAAAAGAGGCTGCATTGAAAGCTCATAGGGGTGGGAAAAACTATAGCATCGGACTTTATTCCAGTAAAGCTACCAAGTCAAATCCTGTTGTTGGGTCCATTGATCCAGGGGAAGAGGAAGGGGTGAAACATAAAGCTCAATCTTTGTTATCTGAGAAGGCGGGGGAGGCATCGTCGCAGAAAGATGATTTGCCATTGTTCGAAAACTCGAAATcagaacatttgaagaaaattcaatCAGAAGTGATTCGAAAAGTTAAAAACAATGAGGATGATCCAAAGAAGAAGGGTTATAAGTTTTGGTGCGAGATATGTCAGGTAGGGACTTTATCTGGCAAAGTCATGAACTGCCATAAAAAGGGAAAGAAACATCTCAGCAGATTGAGAAGTTGTGTACGAAATGGTGGAACTGGCTCAGTCAACCAAAAGAAGAGTGCTACAATTTCTGATTGTGTGGAAGAAGCTTCTGAAAATGGAAAAAACGTAAATTCAGAAAAGTTCAACCAGGCGTTGGATCAAGCTAGTTCAGAGGATCATGTGCTGTTAGATGCAATCGATCACAGAGAACAAGAAGGAGAAACCTTGAATTCTGACGGTATTATTAACGCTTTGGATGAAAAGAGGTCCAAATGTCACCGATTCTTGGATGCAGTCGAGCAGGAAGATCACAAGCAAGTAGGCATAATCAAAGAAGAAACCGGAGATGTAAATATCGCCAAGCCAGAAGGTGGCTCAAAAAATGATGAAGATGAGCCCGGAgaccaaaaacaaaatatttgttcCATGAGTTCAATCGCAAAGCCTCAAGTCTAAGAATATGAATGTTCTAGTGTTTGAAACATTAATCTATAGTGACTTTCTTGTTGCTTTCTCATCTTATTCTCTCAAAATGGTTAATGGCTTTTTACATTTTGACGTGTTTGATGAAACCTCTAGACATCCTTGTGAGTTTAATGTACTCAAACTCGAGCAAGATTATTTGTAAATGtccagttttatttttatttttgaattatgtttTTCATTAGCTTGTTGGCGTTTATTGGATGCTATAGTTTATTCAACAGTTTGAGATTATATTTCTTAATTCAAATTTAGCATTAAGTATGCGATTGATACAAAAAAGAAGAGACAAATCCCAGAAATCACAGCTAAAAGTTTCTCCCCCTTCCAATAGATAGTGTTGGTGGAAGCAAGCGTCCacattttcaagaatcaactagCGTAGACTCAAGAAAGTTGAATGGAAGAATGCAACCAACAAAATAACCAAATAATAGAgctatttgtattttaaaaacgTTAGTTATGATGAGAGTATTATTActttgttttataaaaaaactaCATTGGCAAATGTTTAAATCAGACGtttatttttttcaacattAAACGAGGCTTACATGCTATTTCTTCCCTGTCGTGAGTTCACCCAGAATTCAAGAAAGTGCATCATATGAAACGTTTAGTTCAACTTATCTTAAGGgcattataattattaaatttgcaCTAAAGTCAAACTCCCCATATCATTGGAATGTTGGGGAACAAGATTGAAATGTGTGAATCTGCTGCTATGAATAGGCCATCTTCCTCACCCAATTCCCAAGCCTTAGCCTCCTACTTACTTGCAAAAGTCCCTTCAGTGATGAATGTGGGTTGCtatctttatattatttttctttaaaaagccTTTGCAATCTCCATAATTTTCCAGATTTTCAACACTCTCGCATGGGTCCGTCTAGTCATGGGTTGGGCAGCATCAATTCCTTTAGCTTTTCTTCAATCATCGGCCAAAAGCACACACAAGATTGAAACTTACGTTGGGCAGTGTCAAATTGCTTAAAAAAACTTCATGTCAAGCGTAAAGACACACTTGAGTTTTTTCTTAGCCTTTGAATccactttgatttttttttttctttcaactttTCCGACACTTGCTTATTTGACATCTATTTGTTCACGTATGACATTGTATACGACAACACCACACACATCGATGTTTCGTCAAAAAAACACTAGGGAATTTACTTATTAAACCCAAGTTAGaagtgtatttttaaatttgatcttTATTGGATTTTATACAATATAGCATCTTATAATTTAAAGATCTTAAAATTACccttttcttatatttttctctatcataataataattattacaaCTTagtgaaatactatttttttcccctaaataactgaaataaatttattccattatctcttatttatttttttaaagataataaTTTGTCAGAAAACTAAAGATGGTGCTTTTATCACAATCCACCACTTTGATGTTAAAATAATGATTTcggatatattaattttttatttcttttatttttatgtaataacattaataaatcaataattcatAAGAAAGAATTAATTAGACTATTAttattaagaaataaattaacattAAGAATAttactgataaaaataatataataatagaaaCATATCGATGATATTAAtactaattttatattaaaaactaaaatattaataaaactaaatataataataataacaaaagaaaTTATCGAAACTAGGGTTGAACAAATTtctaataaaacaaaataaccgactaaacttaataatattggcaaaaacttgtgtgagacggtctcacgggtcgtattttgtgagacatatatttatttgggatatccatgaaaaaatattattttttatgcgaagagtattactttttattgtgaatatcggtagggttgaaccgtctcacagataaagatttgtgagacagtctcacaagagacctactcaatcatatatagtttttttaaaaatatatatatataaattggtttatttttaaaattttgattattttttttatattaaatcgaataaaatgattttttttaataaaactttCCTACATGATTCTGGCCATCTGGTGAAAATTTcgtatatttcaaatatgtcATTGATTTAATATGGATTTTTTAAACTTAGAACCATGTCTGTTGGGATACAAGTTGATACAAaactgattttaaaatgatcaaatatctTATTCTTTATGTAAGACATAATTTAATATTGTCATTATTATCATATGGGCCAACTTTGCTTTGAGGAATATTCGAACAACAACTGATTACTGCCAATTCTCCTCGATTATAACTCAATTTGGCTCTTGacctaaaatttttattaaatattttatcaactaccgctatattcatatatattgaATCATTTTGTGTATTTGATAATGTATTGGTCATATTGTGCTACACATTTGATTTTTTAGAATGTTATTAGTTTCTAGCTGATTGCTGATCGATTATTGACTAAATGAATGAATGgttaaaatcttaaacaatcATTGTACCGAGTTGTTAATCCACTGGACAACGCGGCTTCAGTGTGAAAAGTAAGTCCAATGAGCAATAGATTTAAAACTCAAATGTATAGCTCATCCGAATCAATCCAGAAATATAAGTTCATTTTATCTTGTAAATGATCGATTGTACAAATTCTATTTGAATACGTGAGGAAAAGTACTTCATCGAAAGTTGGTGTAAGCCACACCTTTAGACCAACGATATTCAATTAGAATTCAATCATTGTATTATATTTGACATGATATTTCATGCGATACGTTATCATTGCTACATGTCACGactcatatcatatatattaacGTTTAAcatgttataaatatataagatcGGTTTATTCTCTCAACATTTGCTCAACGACTCAACATATATTTCAttcttatttattatataatttcataTTCGGAAATTAAATAGTCATTGTCCAAGGAAACAAGGTGCTCTACCTTTCGTGGGTGATGGGAATGACATATAATTACTTTTGGATTGTATTTTAAGAAAAGTAAAGCAATGTAAACACTTTCTTTTTGTTAAagttaaatgattattttaatgtaagttactttatatattatttatgatatttttgaaaaatacataaaatcttCATCCAAAGTCTCCTCGTCAACGGGGAGTGCTGAAGAATTATTGGCATGGATCCTTCATATCAAGGGGGTACGTACAGTCTACCAAGATCTGATCTTCGATATATTTacagaatataaatatatatgtactgT of the Primulina huaijiensis isolate GDHJ02 chromosome 1, ASM1229523v2, whole genome shotgun sequence genome contains:
- the LOC140983815 gene encoding uncharacterized protein — translated: MDPKYSGNNQQDTPRIPHAISPGYYFSTEQAHGAGRMDPEFRRLQHGYIRNNYPHNLHQHHPQDMHEVIRREIEKERIREEIIMSEIVRRRVLEAEVRRELMMEREMAMRRGSDEIPYGSSPVMRLESPMRSSHLGTRAEGWSAEERLGMSLDDKEKQRGRLENGGLDASPFQRTADLRISEVKPASEDNNEKERILLLTRPDENVSGSKRKAVTPPEELPADIIANKKSKEKWSCALCQVSATSEKALEDHVLGKKHKSKEAALKAHRGGKNYSIGLYSSKATKSNPVVGSIDPGEEEGVKHKAQSLLSEKAGEASSQKDDLPLFENSKSEHLKKIQSEVIRKVKNNEDDPKKKGYKFWCEICQVGTLSGKVMNCHKKGKKHLSRLRSCVRNGGTGSVNQKKSATISDCVEEASENGKNVNSEKFNQALDQASSEDHVLLDAIDHREQEGETLNSDGIINALDEKRSKCHRFLDAVEQEDHKQVGIIKEETGDVNIAKPEGGSKNDEDEPGDQKQNICSMSSIAKPQV